One segment of Streptomyces sp. NBC_01463 DNA contains the following:
- a CDS encoding carboxymuconolactone decarboxylase family protein: MATSLDSLTSRFSDPQQLVPELGDVSTALFKIIANGAVPRSTVTLVHLRAGQLAGNTYLTVMHTANARRAGVLEEKIAAVVSWKDAPYFNQAERVALELVEAVLTPGGCSERVPDGLYARAAEHYDDRALATLAMAIGQVNFFIPLAVIGKPLPGVSMADQWRTSTTD; encoded by the coding sequence ATGGCGACCAGCCTCGACAGCCTCACCTCCCGGTTCTCCGACCCGCAGCAGCTGGTCCCCGAACTCGGCGACGTCAGCACCGCTCTCTTCAAGATCATCGCCAATGGGGCGGTGCCCCGGAGCACCGTCACCCTGGTCCACCTGCGCGCCGGGCAGCTAGCCGGGAACACGTACCTGACGGTGATGCACACCGCGAACGCCCGCCGCGCGGGAGTACTGGAGGAGAAGATCGCCGCCGTCGTCTCCTGGAAGGACGCCCCCTACTTCAATCAGGCCGAGCGGGTGGCCCTGGAGTTGGTGGAAGCCGTCCTTACGCCCGGCGGGTGCAGCGAGCGAGTCCCGGACGGCCTGTACGCGCGGGCAGCCGAGCACTACGACGACAGGGCGCTGGCCACCCTCGCCATGGCGATCGGGCAGGTCAACTTCTTCATCCCTCTCGCCGTGATCGGCAAGCCCCTGCCCGGTGTCTCCATGGCCGATCAGTGGCGCACGTCCACGACCGATTAG
- a CDS encoding FadR family transcriptional regulator, giving the protein MAVIDGVVAEVRKLIIEGRLLPGDRLPQESDFAEQLGVSRSSLREAVRVLEQMRVLDVRHGSGTYVSSLQPAQLLEGIAFAVEVMRDETLLEVVEARELLEPAATRLAVTRMTPESLARIRAAYERHSEQRSIEDLVYGDLEFHAEIVRATGNQTLISLLEGLSSKTVRLRLWGGIVSDNAVDLTVQHHHNILTAIEAGDPHGAECAAYVHVTAARRWLDAYFAEHGKPA; this is encoded by the coding sequence GTGGCTGTCATCGACGGCGTGGTTGCCGAGGTCCGGAAGCTGATCATCGAGGGGCGTCTGCTTCCCGGGGACCGGCTCCCGCAGGAGTCCGACTTCGCTGAGCAGCTCGGTGTGTCCCGTAGCTCGCTACGGGAGGCGGTCAGGGTTCTTGAGCAGATGCGCGTGCTTGATGTCCGTCATGGTTCAGGGACGTATGTCAGCTCACTGCAGCCTGCTCAACTCCTCGAGGGCATCGCCTTCGCCGTGGAAGTGATGCGTGACGAGACGCTCCTGGAAGTGGTCGAAGCCCGGGAACTCCTTGAACCGGCGGCCACGCGCCTGGCAGTCACCCGCATGACTCCCGAAAGTCTGGCCCGCATCCGCGCCGCCTACGAACGGCACAGCGAACAGAGATCGATCGAGGATCTGGTCTACGGGGATCTGGAGTTCCACGCGGAAATCGTCCGCGCCACAGGCAACCAGACGCTGATCAGCCTGCTCGAGGGTCTTTCAAGCAAGACCGTGCGCCTGCGACTGTGGGGCGGCATCGTCAGCGACAACGCAGTCGACCTGACCGTCCAGCACCACCACAACATCCTCACGGCGATCGAGGCCGGTGATCCCCATGGCGCCGAATGTGCCGCGTACGTGCACGTGACAGCCGCGCGCAGATGGCTCGACGCCTACTTCGCCGAGCACGGCAAGCCTGCCTAG
- a CDS encoding VOC family protein, with product MRLEEAQLAVASAGGVPVAGIGERRPGLAPSPVWTPYFSVRDADAAAARIRERGATLAVGPIPLGQGRAGLAADPDGATFGFWEGPGPAWVSGEGGGAPARLDLQTRDVFDAAKFYGPVFDWPTKADMEVSYRDGHVMVEQGGQVVLSLCGGGAPSAEQPPLRPRWLVNFPVDDVERAVAAAIGAGGTRPQASAASWSPKGFSRTLQDPDGGLFTLSYRRA from the coding sequence ATGAGGTTGGAAGAGGCTCAGTTGGCTGTCGCGTCGGCCGGTGGCGTGCCGGTGGCAGGCATCGGCGAGCGCCGGCCCGGGCTGGCCCCGTCCCCGGTGTGGACGCCGTATTTCTCCGTGCGCGATGCCGATGCGGCTGCAGCGCGGATCCGGGAGCGAGGCGCCACCCTCGCGGTGGGCCCCATTCCGTTGGGCCAAGGGCGTGCTGGGCTGGCCGCCGACCCCGACGGTGCCACCTTCGGCTTCTGGGAAGGTCCGGGCCCGGCCTGGGTGTCCGGCGAGGGGGGAGGTGCCCCTGCTCGGCTCGATCTGCAGACCCGAGACGTCTTCGACGCAGCAAAGTTTTACGGCCCGGTCTTCGACTGGCCCACGAAAGCCGACATGGAAGTTTCCTACCGGGATGGACATGTCATGGTCGAACAAGGCGGTCAAGTCGTCTTGTCCCTGTGCGGGGGCGGGGCGCCGAGTGCTGAGCAGCCCCCGCTCCGGCCACGGTGGCTTGTGAACTTCCCCGTTGACGACGTCGAGCGTGCCGTTGCCGCGGCGATCGGAGCCGGAGGAACCAGGCCTCAGGCTTCAGCAGCTTCCTGGTCGCCGAAGGGGTTCTCGCGGACCCTCCAGGATCCGGACGGCGGTCTGTTCACTCTCAGCTACCGTCGAGCCTGA
- a CDS encoding MFS transporter — translation MAALGGLLFGYDTGVISGALPHLRDDLGLSAHEQEIVVSVILLGAMAGALVSGRLAVVHGRRKVVIAVAAVFAVGAAAAAAAPGVGILITARFVLGLAVGGASNMVPVHIAEVAPARIRGRLMVLLRLMAAARQLIAYLCGWALSDHGGWRLMFAPLLYGRGTVADVAEGCNQSVELRRRDSGDGTMNPVTLGTEARPDRTSQVTVRQARR, via the coding sequence TTGGCCGCCTTGGGCGGTCTGCTCTTCGGGTACGACACGGGCGTCATCTCCGGCGCCTTGCCGCATCTGCGTGACGACTTGGGTCTCAGTGCTCACGAGCAGGAGATCGTCGTCAGCGTCATCCTGCTCGGTGCGATGGCAGGAGCCCTGGTGTCAGGGCGCCTCGCCGTGGTCCACGGCCGCCGCAAGGTGGTCATCGCGGTTGCGGCGGTCTTCGCGGTGGGTGCGGCAGCCGCGGCCGCGGCACCGGGGGTGGGCATCCTCATCACGGCCAGATTCGTGCTCGGGCTGGCGGTGGGCGGTGCGTCCAACATGGTGCCGGTCCACATTGCCGAGGTCGCACCAGCCCGGATCCGGGGCCGGCTCATGGTTCTGTTACGGCTCATGGCCGCCGCCAGACAGCTCATCGCCTATCTCTGCGGGTGGGCGCTGTCGGACCACGGCGGCTGGCGTCTCATGTTTGCGCCACTCTTGTACGGTCGGGGGACTGTCGCCGATGTTGCAGAGGGTTGCAACCAATCCGTGGAGTTGCGGCGCCGCGACTCCGGCGACGGCACGATGAATCCGGTGACCCTTGGCACGGAAGCTCGCCCGGACAGGACCAGCCAGGTGACCGTTCGTCAGGCTCGACGGTAG
- a CDS encoding sigma-70 family RNA polymerase sigma factor, protein MIVNPPEFLAVRFEEHRPHLRAVAYRMLGSLAESDDAIQETWLRLAGSDDSRIDNLGGWLTTVVGRVCLDMLRARKRRGEEPLEQRLPDLVLSRDGADGAGPEQQALLADSVGLALLVVLDSLSPAERLAFVLHDLFGLSFEEIAPIVDRTPATAKKLASRARLRVRGTTPPPDPDRADQRRVVDAFLTAARGGDFDALLALLDPDVVLRADGGALTGGLRTNRGAAAVAGRLDTFQRMATTATTRPALVNGLAGLVNSLDGQPLSVMSFTITEGRIAAIDILSDPQRLARLDLASVED, encoded by the coding sequence GTGATCGTGAATCCACCTGAGTTCTTGGCCGTGCGGTTCGAGGAGCACCGGCCGCATCTTCGTGCGGTGGCGTACCGCATGCTCGGTTCCCTGGCCGAGTCTGACGACGCGATCCAGGAGACCTGGCTGCGTCTGGCGGGCTCCGACGACAGCCGGATCGACAACCTTGGGGGCTGGCTGACCACGGTGGTCGGCCGTGTGTGTCTGGACATGCTCCGTGCGCGCAAACGGCGCGGCGAGGAGCCGTTGGAGCAGCGACTGCCCGATCTTGTGCTCAGCCGCGACGGTGCGGACGGGGCTGGCCCCGAGCAGCAGGCGCTGCTGGCGGACTCGGTGGGTCTGGCTCTGCTGGTGGTGCTGGACTCGCTCAGCCCGGCGGAACGGCTGGCGTTCGTGCTGCATGACCTGTTCGGGCTGTCGTTCGAGGAAATCGCGCCGATCGTCGACCGCACGCCCGCAACGGCCAAGAAGCTGGCCAGCCGCGCCCGGCTGCGGGTCCGCGGCACGACGCCGCCCCCCGACCCGGATCGGGCCGATCAGCGCCGGGTGGTGGACGCCTTTCTGACCGCTGCCCGCGGCGGCGATTTCGACGCGCTGCTCGCACTCCTCGACCCGGACGTGGTGCTGCGCGCGGACGGCGGTGCTCTCACCGGGGGCCTGCGGACCAACCGCGGCGCCGCCGCGGTCGCCGGCCGGCTTGATACCTTCCAGCGGATGGCAACCACCGCCACCACTCGCCCGGCGCTGGTCAACGGCCTCGCGGGCCTGGTCAACTCCCTCGACGGACAGCCGCTGTCCGTCATGAGCTTCACCATCACCGAAGGCAGGATCGCCGCCATCGACATCCTGTCTGACCCCCAGCGGCTTGCCCGGCTCGACCTCGCGTCCGTCGAGGACTGA
- a CDS encoding SGNH/GDSL hydrolase family protein — translation MSSPEPSPPALTHATTASSFEAMFPASGPVAWHGAWTTSVMRPSAAPWFETWAEQGFMNQSLRQVIRVHTGGTQVRIRLSNAYSHTPLRLTGASIGGTGGAAAVRPGTLRTLRFAGLPSTTIPAKGRAVSDPVALPTEPLDQLTISLYFKEATGPATYHQLSMATTYRAAGDHHRDPAAAAYTDKVQPAYGSWYFLEGVETSGKHRLPSAVVTFGDSLTDGFGATIDRHDRYPDLLAQRLFTAALPRPVLNAGIGSNKLLTDAALGGDAGIARFARDVLDQPRVGTVIVLMGINDIQQTFEPARSTSPEATPVTARQLIEGHRTLIRAAHARGVRAVGATLTPYRGAAGWTPAGEEIRSRVNQWIQTGGEYDAVVDFACALDPDGTGSIMEDLHMGDHLHPNPTGYRAMADAIDLASLGQ, via the coding sequence ATGAGTTCACCCGAACCCAGCCCGCCCGCCCTCACGCACGCCACGACCGCCTCCTCCTTCGAGGCCATGTTCCCGGCTTCCGGCCCAGTCGCCTGGCACGGCGCGTGGACCACTTCGGTCATGCGGCCCTCCGCCGCGCCATGGTTCGAAACCTGGGCCGAGCAGGGCTTCATGAACCAGTCGCTCCGTCAAGTCATCCGAGTCCACACCGGCGGCACCCAGGTCAGAATCCGCCTCTCCAACGCCTACAGCCACACACCACTGCGCCTGACCGGCGCGAGTATCGGCGGTACCGGCGGCGCCGCGGCCGTGCGCCCGGGCACCTTGCGCACGCTGCGCTTCGCCGGCCTCCCCTCCACCACCATCCCCGCGAAGGGACGCGCCGTCAGCGACCCGGTCGCCCTGCCCACCGAACCGCTCGACCAGCTCACCATCAGCCTGTACTTCAAGGAGGCCACCGGACCGGCTACGTACCATCAGCTGTCCATGGCCACCACCTACCGGGCAGCCGGTGACCACCACCGCGACCCGGCCGCTGCCGCCTACACCGACAAGGTCCAGCCCGCCTACGGATCCTGGTACTTCCTCGAAGGCGTCGAGACCTCGGGCAAGCACCGCCTGCCCTCCGCGGTTGTCACCTTCGGCGACTCCCTCACCGACGGGTTCGGTGCGACCATCGACCGCCACGACCGCTACCCCGACCTCCTCGCCCAACGCCTGTTCACCGCCGCCCTGCCCCGCCCGGTACTGAACGCCGGCATCGGCTCCAACAAGCTCCTCACGGACGCGGCCCTCGGCGGTGACGCCGGTATCGCGCGATTCGCTCGGGACGTCCTCGACCAGCCCCGCGTCGGCACCGTGATCGTGCTGATGGGCATCAACGACATCCAGCAAACCTTTGAACCGGCGCGCAGCACCAGCCCTGAGGCCACGCCGGTCACCGCGCGGCAGCTGATCGAGGGGCACCGCACACTGATCCGCGCCGCCCACGCCCGCGGAGTCAGGGCCGTCGGCGCCACGCTCACCCCCTACCGGGGCGCGGCCGGCTGGACCCCTGCAGGCGAAGAGATCCGCAGCCGGGTCAACCAATGGATCCAAACCGGCGGCGAGTACGACGCCGTCGTCGACTTCGCGTGCGCCCTGGACCCCGACGGCACCGGCAGCATCATGGAAGACCTGCACATGGGCGATCACCTCCACCCCAACCCCACCGGATACCGGGCGATGGCCGACGCCATCGACCTGGCCTCCCTGGGACAGTGA